In Candidatus Kapaibacterium sp., one genomic interval encodes:
- the acpS gene encoding holo-ACP synthase translates to MIFGIGTDIVDVERIKQAIESYGQRFLDRIYTDTEQEYSESFNDKKYVHYAARFAAKESFSKAIGTGITKGFKFREVGIKNETSGKPIMMLEGEMLERYGKYKIHVSLSHTDANAIAYILIEGE, encoded by the coding sequence ATGATATTTGGAATAGGGACTGATATTGTAGATGTAGAGCGAATCAAACAAGCGATTGAAAGTTATGGACAACGGTTCTTGGATAGAATTTATACCGATACAGAGCAGGAATACTCCGAAAGCTTTAATGACAAAAAATACGTTCATTATGCAGCGCGATTTGCCGCAAAGGAATCATTCAGCAAAGCAATTGGGACAGGCATCACCAAAGGTTTCAAATTCCGCGAAGTGGGAATCAAAAACGAAACAAGCGGCAAACCAATAATGATGCTCGAAGGCGAAATGCTCGAACGATACGGTAAATACAAAATTCATGTGTCGCTATCGCATACTGATGCCAATGCAATAGCTTATATTCTCATAGAAGGCGAGTAA
- a CDS encoding secondary thiamine-phosphate synthase enzyme YjbQ: MKSYRKELWFNANSRRAYLNITPEVEKCVSDSGIKEGLVLVNAMHITASVFINDDESGLHSDFEVWLERLAPEKPHSQYRHNGFEDNADAHLKRQIMGREVTVAITAGKLDFGPWEQIFYGEYDGMRRKRVLVKIIGE; the protein is encoded by the coding sequence ATGAAATCATACAGAAAGGAACTTTGGTTCAATGCAAATTCACGTCGAGCCTACTTAAACATCACACCGGAAGTCGAAAAATGTGTGTCGGATAGCGGCATAAAAGAGGGACTTGTTCTTGTGAATGCCATGCATATCACCGCTTCTGTCTTTATCAACGATGACGAAAGCGGCTTGCATAGTGATTTTGAAGTGTGGTTGGAGCGATTGGCACCCGAAAAGCCACATTCACAATACCGTCACAACGGATTCGAAGATAATGCCGATGCACATCTGAAGCGCCAAATCATGGGTCGCGAAGTCACTGTTGCGATTACTGCCGGCAAACTTGACTTCGGTCCCTGGGAGCAAATTTTTTACGGCGAATACGACGGGATGCGTCGCAAACGAGTTTTAGTCAAAATTATCGGCGAGTAA
- the pheT gene encoding phenylalanine--tRNA ligase subunit beta, which produces MLLSFNWLKEFVDIKSSHLELEGILTMLGLEVDAINDLSGKYAGFVVAEVVKKEKHPDADKLSVCEVYDGSENLQVVCGAPNVESGQKVVFGKKGAVVPNGGFKLEKRKIRGVESNGMICSQIELEMGEDAAGIWVLPEDATVGMSFADYYGLNDVIFEISITPNKADCLSHLGVARELAAYYGSSVTMPKVEMYENDDDVKSEISVEIVDAELCNRYTGAVIKNCTIGPSPEWMQKRLLNLGFRPINIAVDVTNYVLIEMGQPLHAFDLAKILGNKIIVRAAQEGEKFTTLDEKERTLDAQMLMICDSKRPVAIGGVMGGMNSEISITTIDILLESAFFNTSSVRKTSKKLALQSESSYRFERGVDIENVPVALMRAAALIAEHSGGKLVKGYVDTYPKKHIPLEISLNFGKARRLIGIDISDDKICEILNKLNFVTITRNDNSATFRVPAYRVDVSYDVDLIEDIARLHNYDNIEPNYNSMIDFEHESIATHLTVPPLRNRIRKYMVSNGFNEIVTQNQIDPKSAEIFSDSPIILANPLGEELSRMRTSLLPSVLKVISNNIRKGTKDLKIFEIGKTFRYGDDSDSFLENIIENEELIIAISGSPAPIQWTQQRNSSDFYDIKGIIQDLMAAMKIQKYKFEEAGSTTGFTAMSLNVKVGNRVIGTFGQIDPKFAQMYDLEQQVFAGILNLRLIYGTENTKYQYLKVSPYPGISRDLAFIFDSSVKSADIMNSINKNGGVFLVGLDVFDQFIDKKLGDNKKSLAFTLNFASMTRTLTDDDVERDIMKVCEVIESEFSGILRRS; this is translated from the coding sequence ATGCTTTTATCGTTTAATTGGTTAAAAGAATTTGTTGATATAAAATCAAGCCATCTTGAATTAGAGGGCATCCTGACTATGTTGGGACTGGAAGTTGACGCTATAAATGATTTATCCGGCAAATACGCAGGGTTCGTTGTTGCCGAAGTAGTGAAAAAGGAAAAACACCCCGACGCAGATAAATTATCAGTTTGTGAAGTTTATGATGGGTCAGAAAATTTGCAAGTTGTGTGCGGAGCACCAAATGTAGAATCAGGTCAAAAAGTAGTTTTCGGCAAAAAAGGTGCAGTTGTGCCAAACGGGGGATTCAAACTCGAAAAACGCAAAATTCGCGGAGTGGAATCCAACGGCATGATTTGTTCGCAAATTGAACTTGAAATGGGCGAAGATGCCGCAGGGATTTGGGTATTGCCCGAAGATGCAACCGTTGGGATGTCTTTCGCAGATTACTACGGCTTGAATGATGTAATCTTCGAAATCAGCATTACGCCCAATAAAGCAGATTGCCTGAGCCATTTGGGTGTTGCACGTGAACTCGCTGCATACTATGGTAGTTCAGTCACAATGCCGAAAGTGGAAATGTACGAAAATGATGATGATGTGAAAAGCGAAATTTCAGTCGAAATAGTTGATGCTGAATTATGCAATCGTTACACAGGAGCAGTAATCAAAAACTGCACAATCGGTCCTTCGCCGGAATGGATGCAAAAGAGATTGCTGAACCTTGGATTCCGACCGATTAATATCGCTGTGGACGTCACAAATTATGTGCTAATCGAAATGGGGCAACCGCTCCACGCCTTCGATTTAGCGAAAATTTTGGGGAATAAAATCATTGTTCGAGCTGCACAAGAAGGCGAAAAATTCACTACGCTTGACGAGAAAGAACGCACACTCGATGCGCAAATGCTCATGATTTGCGATTCCAAACGTCCGGTAGCAATTGGTGGAGTTATGGGTGGTATGAATAGCGAAATTTCAATCACTACTATTGATATTTTGCTCGAATCTGCTTTTTTCAATACATCTTCGGTTAGAAAGACATCGAAAAAACTCGCTCTGCAGAGCGAATCATCATACCGATTTGAGCGTGGCGTTGACATAGAAAATGTTCCTGTTGCGTTGATGCGAGCAGCCGCTTTAATAGCCGAGCATTCAGGTGGCAAGCTTGTCAAGGGCTATGTTGATACATACCCGAAGAAGCATATTCCGCTTGAAATCAGCCTGAATTTTGGCAAAGCAAGGCGATTGATTGGAATTGACATCAGCGACGATAAAATTTGCGAGATTTTGAACAAATTGAATTTCGTCACAATTACCCGAAATGATAATTCTGCTACTTTTCGTGTGCCGGCTTATCGTGTTGATGTGAGCTATGATGTAGATTTGATTGAAGATATAGCGAGATTGCATAATTACGACAATATCGAGCCGAACTACAATTCGATGATTGATTTCGAGCACGAAAGCATTGCGACTCATCTAACGGTGCCGCCCTTACGCAATAGAATTCGCAAATATATGGTCAGCAACGGATTTAATGAAATAGTAACACAAAATCAAATTGACCCGAAATCGGCAGAAATTTTTTCGGATTCGCCCATTATTTTGGCTAATCCTCTTGGGGAAGAATTAAGCAGAATGAGAACTTCACTTTTGCCTTCAGTACTCAAAGTGATTTCCAACAATATCCGCAAAGGCACTAAAGATTTGAAAATCTTCGAAATCGGGAAAACTTTCAGATATGGAGATGATTCCGATTCATTTTTGGAAAATATTATCGAAAATGAAGAATTGATAATTGCCATCAGCGGAAGCCCGGCGCCAATCCAATGGACTCAGCAACGAAATTCGAGCGATTTTTATGACATCAAGGGTATAATACAAGATTTGATGGCAGCGATGAAAATTCAAAAGTACAAATTTGAAGAAGCGGGCAGCACAACCGGCTTTACAGCAATGTCCTTGAACGTCAAAGTTGGCAATCGTGTTATTGGCACTTTCGGTCAAATTGACCCCAAATTTGCACAAATGTATGATTTGGAGCAACAAGTTTTTGCCGGTATATTGAATTTGAGGCTTATTTATGGCACTGAAAACACAAAATATCAATACCTCAAGGTCAGCCCATATCCCGGAATCAGTCGAGATTTGGCTTTCATCTTCGATTCGTCGGTCAAATCTGCAGATATAATGAATTCAATCAACAAGAACGGCGGTGTATTTCTTGTCGGTTTAGATGTTTTCGACCAATTTATTGACAAAAAATTAGGCGACAACAAAAAAAGTCTTGCTTTTACTTTGAATTTCGCCTCTATGACAAGGACATTGACAGATGATGATGTCGAGCGTGATATTATGAAAGTTTGTGAAGTGATAGAATCAGAGTTTTCGGGAATATTGAGAAGAAGTTGA
- a CDS encoding NAD-dependent deacylase, which yields MDIPEKLIEILKKAKNVAMLTGAGVSAESGIKTFRDPDGLWTKFNPAELASIDGFMSNPELVWEWYQHRRAIVFDAKPNPGHFAIAEMENLFDKYTLITQNVDRLHQTAGATNVLELHGNIIDNRCLNCNRDFEGETSLADKIVPRCTYCGGLIRPCVVWFGEMLPEVAFMQSELAAMQSDVFFSVGTSGEVYPAASLPFVAQNYGAKIVEVNPNHTSVSDSMDFVLRGTSSQVLPLIVEKLKNQETK from the coding sequence ATGGATATACCTGAAAAATTAATCGAAATACTGAAAAAAGCTAAGAATGTGGCTATGTTGACGGGCGCAGGAGTGAGTGCCGAAAGCGGAATTAAGACTTTTAGAGACCCCGACGGTTTATGGACAAAGTTTAATCCTGCCGAATTAGCAAGCATTGACGGCTTTATGTCCAATCCCGAACTCGTTTGGGAATGGTACCAGCACCGCAGAGCTATAGTATTCGATGCAAAGCCAAATCCGGGACATTTTGCAATTGCCGAAATGGAAAATTTGTTCGACAAATACACATTAATCACTCAAAACGTTGACAGATTGCACCAAACAGCAGGAGCAACAAATGTACTGGAATTACATGGCAACATAATTGATAATCGTTGCTTAAATTGCAATCGTGATTTCGAGGGTGAAACTTCGTTAGCCGACAAAATTGTGCCTCGATGCACTTATTGCGGGGGCTTAATCAGACCTTGCGTAGTGTGGTTTGGAGAGATGTTGCCCGAAGTGGCATTCATGCAAAGTGAATTGGCAGCAATGCAAAGCGATGTATTTTTCAGCGTAGGCACATCGGGAGAAGTCTATCCGGCAGCAAGTTTGCCATTTGTTGCTCAAAACTATGGTGCAAAGATAGTGGAAGTCAATCCCAATCACACCTCAGTCAGCGATAGTATGGATTTTGTTTTGCGGGGAACTTCATCTCAGGTGTTGCCGTTAATTGTAGAAAAATTAAAAAATCAGGAGACAAAATGA
- a CDS encoding anhydro-N-acetylmuramic acid kinase produces the protein MVIAGIMSGTSLDGVDVAICDFNAKSDSMEFKLLAANTFPFSNSTRQFIEQVINKEISVSLISNLSSLLSELYAQSVIELCLKSDIALKNIDAIAVHGQTVWHQPVAIAMGEHSIRSTLQLIDAPLLSHRTGLKVIFDFRSADIALGGQGAPLVPIFDKDYFRNLEKDVISLNIGGIANITYLPMKPKQKIKAFDTGPGNMLIDLAMKYYFTKNFDDKGQVAESGTLKHDLLVELLSNNFIFKIPPKSTGSESFGQHFLAKIVAQHFLAEDVVATLTHFTVESIAHNIETFCTQSGKIIVSGGGAANKFMMRLLQKRLPNFEISISDDWGIHSDYKEAIAFAYLGLLNLKRLPGNLPLVTGASRRTILGSRYEM, from the coding sequence ATGGTAATAGCCGGAATAATGAGCGGAACATCATTGGACGGTGTTGATGTTGCGATATGTGATTTTAATGCCAAATCTGATTCGATGGAATTTAAGCTTTTGGCTGCAAATACTTTTCCGTTCAGCAATTCTACGCGACAATTTATCGAGCAAGTTATAAATAAGGAAATCAGTGTATCGCTAATTTCCAATTTATCGTCATTATTGTCCGAATTATACGCTCAATCAGTGATTGAATTATGCTTAAAGTCCGACATAGCTTTAAAAAATATTGATGCAATTGCCGTACATGGGCAAACAGTTTGGCATCAGCCTGTGGCTATCGCTATGGGCGAACACAGCATCCGTTCGACACTACAGTTGATTGATGCGCCCCTGCTATCGCACCGGACAGGACTCAAAGTTATATTCGATTTTCGTTCGGCAGACATTGCCTTAGGCGGTCAAGGTGCACCCTTAGTACCAATTTTCGACAAAGACTATTTCCGAAACCTTGAAAAAGACGTAATAAGCCTGAACATAGGGGGAATTGCTAATATCACATATCTGCCGATGAAGCCTAAGCAAAAAATCAAAGCCTTCGATACAGGACCAGGGAACATGTTGATAGATTTGGCAATGAAATATTATTTCACCAAAAATTTTGACGACAAAGGACAAGTAGCCGAATCAGGTACTTTGAAACATGATTTGTTGGTGGAATTGCTTTCGAATAATTTCATTTTCAAAATACCACCCAAATCAACCGGCAGCGAGAGCTTCGGGCAACACTTTTTAGCAAAAATCGTTGCCCAACATTTCTTGGCTGAAGATGTTGTTGCCACATTAACACATTTCACAGTCGAATCAATTGCCCACAATATTGAAACATTTTGCACACAAAGCGGCAAGATAATAGTTTCCGGTGGAGGTGCCGCAAACAAATTCATGATGCGATTATTGCAAAAGCGTTTACCCAATTTCGAAATATCAATAAGTGATGACTGGGGAATTCATTCGGACTACAAGGAAGCTATCGCCTTTGCCTATCTCGGACTATTAAATTTAAAGCGTTTGCCCGGAAACTTGCCCCTTGTAACAGGAGCCTCCCGCCGAACTATACTCGGCAGCCGCTATGAAATGTAG
- a CDS encoding Gfo/Idh/MocA family oxidoreductase encodes MKNVAVIGCGYWGNHIVRNFNSSENWNLKYICDIDAEHLKKIAKSYPNAKAVTDAGIIFDDASIDAVAIATPVNTHFDLAKRSLESGKHTWVEKPLTSDAASSQTLVETAKRQKVILHVDHTFIYTPAVRKIKSIIESGELGEIYYFDSVRINLGLFQHDVNVLWDLAPHDLSILQYLLDRKPVAVSAHGISPYKYNNNDIESIAYLNIRFESGMMANLHVNWLSPVKIRKIIIGGNRKMLVFDDMEPIEKIKIFDSGIEMKSREDVYESLIQYRIGDMMSPAIKNYEALKEECNHFYDCIVKEVDTDTDGKSGLYVVAILEAADKSMKSGGIPIEIDF; translated from the coding sequence ATGAAAAATGTTGCTGTAATTGGTTGTGGGTATTGGGGAAATCACATAGTTAGGAACTTCAATTCATCGGAGAATTGGAATTTAAAATACATTTGTGACATTGATGCCGAGCATTTGAAGAAGATTGCAAAATCTTACCCGAACGCAAAAGCTGTCACTGACGCCGGAATAATTTTCGACGATGCATCTATTGATGCCGTAGCAATCGCAACACCGGTCAATACGCATTTTGATTTGGCAAAGCGATCACTTGAATCCGGCAAACATACTTGGGTCGAGAAACCTCTGACCTCTGACGCTGCAAGCTCACAAACACTCGTCGAAACTGCCAAGCGGCAGAAAGTTATTCTGCATGTTGACCATACTTTTATCTATACTCCCGCTGTCCGCAAAATTAAATCTATAATCGAAAGCGGCGAACTCGGCGAAATCTACTATTTTGATTCAGTCAGAATAAATTTGGGACTTTTCCAGCACGATGTCAATGTACTTTGGGATTTGGCTCCACACGATTTGTCAATTTTGCAATATTTGTTAGACCGTAAGCCCGTTGCTGTTTCTGCACATGGCATCTCGCCCTATAAATATAATAATAACGATATCGAATCTATCGCATATTTGAATATTCGGTTCGAAAGCGGCATGATGGCGAATTTACATGTTAATTGGCTCTCACCGGTCAAAATTCGCAAAATTATCATCGGTGGCAATCGGAAAATGCTCGTATTCGATGATATGGAACCTATCGAGAAAATCAAAATTTTCGACAGCGGAATTGAAATGAAATCTCGCGAAGATGTTTACGAATCACTTATCCAATATCGAATTGGCGATATGATGTCGCCTGCTATTAAAAACTACGAAGCCCTTAAAGAGGAATGTAACCATTTCTATGATTGTATCGTCAAAGAGGTGGATACTGATACAGATGGAAAGTCGGGATTGTACGTGGTTGCAATACTCGAAGCCGCCGATAAATCAATGAAATCCGGTGGTATTCCTATAGAAATTGATTTTTAG